Genomic window (Ascochyta rabiei chromosome 13, complete sequence):
TGGATGCCAGCCAGCACGTACCGCTCACGTTGGACCCGTCCAGGCCCCAGTCGCTCATCTCGCCGTCGATGTCGGCGTGCTCGCCTCTGATCCTCCTCAGCGTGCTCTTGGCAAGCGCAAGGTTGCCCTTCTCCGCCTGGTACTTGGGGCTCTCTGCGGACAAGAGCAAGCCGAGGGCTTGGGCAAGACCGATGATGCCGCCGACAGCCAAGATGACCCTCCAGTACGAGTCGTGGCTCAGGAAGTATCCCAACAGTTGGGTGAGCAAGATGCCCACGTTGCACATGATTTGAGTGAAGGCGCCAAAGAAGCCCTTGTTGGCAGGCGGTGCCATCTCCGAGATGTACAGGGGCACGATGACCACGGCTGCTCCTGCGCCGACGCCAGACACGAGTCTGCCAAAGGCCATGACGGCGATGCTGGCCGACAGGGCTTCCAACACGGGGCCGATGGTGAAGAACAGCGTCGTGATGTGCATTGCCCGCAGACGCCCGTATCTGCTGGCGAGGGGTGCTGCTGACAAGGCGCCGATGAGCCCTCCGAGGGTGTACATGGAGCCTACGATGCCCCACTGGGTGGGTGTCATCTCGATGCATTGTGGCAGGTTGGGGGCAGCGGTCGTGGTGAGATGGGACGCGGCGATCGACCTCTTCTTGCAGCGGATGACATCTTCAGGCGCGTTGAGCTCAGACTGGCATGGTCAGCTGTCttgtgttggtgttggtgttggtgttggtgttggcgaCCACGTACCAGATGGAAGCCAAACAGCAGAGGGCCCAGGGTCGCAACGAAGAGCGTGTATACAAAGTAGCCGGTCAGCTCACCGAACCATGATGGCGGGTTCATGGCGGCAGTCAAGGCGCTGTGGCTTGGTGTGTGTTTGTGCAGCGCCGTGGGCACGTCAGCTTCATACACGGCACGCCGGAGTCACAAACACCGAAGACCGGAGTTGGAGGGGTGGGGTTCGCGAGCCTTCACATGCTGCGGCTCTGCGGGGAGGGGAAAAGCACCAGCACCCACCCAGCTGTGCTCACGGCTCCAGGCTCCAGGCTCCAGGCTCCAGGCTCCAGATAGCTGCACAGCTTCCTTTCCGTCGTAGCTTCTTGTCTCCTACATGCACATCCGTCTTGGTTCTTCTGACTGGATTTCCGTGCCAGCCCTCAAGCTCTGCGCGTCCGCACACCTACCACACTCACACTGTGCTTGGGCTGTGTAGGCGACGGAGGCGCGTCCGCCAAACGCCGCACGCGCTTTCTGCGCCGTCTGCCGACGTGGAGACGAGACCCAGATGACGCCCGAACCATGAGCCAGCCTTCGAATCCCCCATCCTCGGGCGGCCCGCCTTCTGCTGCCTCAACCGCCCGAGCCGCCCTGCGCAGTAGTGTTGCGACAGCCTTCCACGGTTGGTGACCCTTCTGCTACCGCCTTTGCTGTCACTGCGTCCTTGATCGTGTCTCTGCTCTCCTTTCCCGCCTCCTTGCCCGCCTCCTTGCCCGCCTCCTTGCCCGCCTCCTTGCCCGCCTCCTTGCCCGCCTCCTTGCGGCCCTTGCTTTTGGAGCGCTCTCGTTTAGCGCTTGCTTTGGCTGATCGTGACCGCCGCGCCTGCTTCGCTTGATTGTTGTTCCGCAAGCCAGCCTCGCTGCTGTCAACCATCACTTCATCCCAACTGTTCCACACTTTGATATTGGCATCTCCCCTTGCCCTCTTGGGTTACAGCGCTCGACAACTCGGATGGAGTGCTGAACTGGCATACGAGCAGACGTCGGAGACTCCACCCCAATGTTTGCAGGATACAGCTCCAAGAAGCGCATCAGCGAGCGGTACAAGATCGTGGGCTTCATCAGTAGCGGTACCTATGGACGCGTGTACAAGGCTGAAGGCAAGAATGGCCGCATCGGGGAGTTTGCCATCAAGAAGTAAGACGGCATTTCACTCGCCACCTGCCTACTGCTGACGAGACAGGTTCAAGCCGGACAAGGAAGGCGAACTTCAGTACTCTGGCATCTCACAGTCCGCCATAAGGGAGATGGCCCTCTGTACTGAGCTAGCACACGCAAATGTCGTGCACACCTCGGAAATCATCCTGGAAGACAAGTGCATATTCATCGTCTTCG
Coding sequences:
- a CDS encoding Bifunctional purine biosynthesis protein PurH; protein product: MNPPSWFGELTGYFVYTLFVATLGPLLFGFHLSELNAPEDVIRCKKRSIAASHLTTTAAPNLPQCIEMTPTQWGIVGSMYTLGGLIGALSAAPLASRYGRLRAMHITTLFFTIGPVLEALSASIAVMAFGRLVSGVGAGAAVVIVPLYISEMAPPANKGFFGAFTQIMCNVGILLTQLLGYFLSHDSYWRVILAVGGIIGLAQALGLLLSAESPKYQAEKGNLALAKSTLRRIRGEHADIDGEMSDWGLDGSNVSEEEQTLLANEGGSPQPASKSSGDQASLTIMQVLRHPDYKKAATAVIMVMLAQQFSGINSIVMYGVSLLAGLLESNSALLNLAVSAVNIVITAGGAPLPDKFGRKPCLLGSIAGMGISALLLAIGIMKSVPVLSALAVLFFVSSFALGLGPVPFILASELVGPEAVDATQSIALGANWIATFLVAQFFPLLSAQLGGKVYLIFAALSAFFFGFLLWYVPETKGKKSADEVWGRERRVD